One segment of Panicum virgatum strain AP13 chromosome 1K, P.virgatum_v5, whole genome shotgun sequence DNA contains the following:
- the LOC120648081 gene encoding F-box/FBD/LRR-repeat protein At5g56420-like, protein MSKRKRSSKEKQRLLANKNKWPRLQLSDLPMDILHSMVSRLPIRQAAKTSILSSHWKYVWCWRTNLEFSFKSLVYKKGSGIPLSHISEYVFIQRVDAILRQHSGVGVEKLEIEFSPLHHEHAEHIDTWVKFAIASKTKQLILDFLVQRHGKEPYTFPFQLFDATNGSHLQFMKLGSISLKQPANIKFFLNLKKLELVDVNITDEELIEKYIDEVIKLFCPGIYVHRIMLMDHELRWYHKRDSELRSLPSYPHSHLNLVNITGFYGPKA, encoded by the exons atgtcaaaaagaaagagaagctcAAAGGAGAAACAGAGGCTGCTGGCCAACAAAAATAAGTGGCCAAGGCTTCAGTTGAGTGATCTACCAATG GATATTTTGCACTCTATGGTATCAAGATTGCCAATAAGACAGGCTGCAAAGACAAGCATATTATCAAGCCACTGGAAATATGTTTGGTGTTGGCGCACAAACTTGGAGTTTTCTTTTAAATCACTAGTTTATAAAAAGGGATCTGGGATTCCCCTTTCACACATCAGCGAATATGTTTTTATTCAGAGGGTCGATGCAATTTTAAGGCAACACTCCGGCGTAGGGGTTGAAAAACTGGAAATTGAATTTTCACCGTTACACCATGAACACGCAGAGCACATCGATACATGGGTGAAGTTTGCTATTGCATCAAAGACAAAGCAACTGATTCTTGATTTTCTAGTCCAGCGTCATGGAAAGGAACCATATACCTTCCCTTTTCAGCTTTTTGATGCCACTAATGGTTCCCACTTACAATTCATGAAGCTTGGTTCTATTTCTCTAAAACAGCCAGCAAACATTAAGTTTTTTCTAAACCTTAAAAAGCTTGAGCTTGTAGACGTGAATATTACTGATGAAGAACTTATTGAGAAATATATCGATGAAGTCATCAAATTGTTCTGCCCCGGCATATATGTTCACAGAATT ATGTTGATGGATCACGAACTTAGATGGTATCATAAGCGTGACAGTGAGTTAAGGAGCCTTCCTTCATACCCTCACTCCCATTTGAATCTGGTCAACATTACAGGGTTTTATGGTCCGAAAGCTTAG
- the LOC120648071 gene encoding protein MEI2-like 7: MAAATKLNPAAPPFPFPYALHLAPPAPPPFPLTDAACPPRFPFVTYCCVAVPPGFCFPFQPSPSPHPAVCKGGVPAPHGRPPHKLMAAFTGLGGAGSKRQAAAVKPWKEPACAAAPALVPAAPRKPWVARWKAERSAAKAKAPRPRKAAGPRARKAAQVQREGSPPPPRYTRRLRCRGPPPKPELVLGRSTTTIMLRNIPNKVRSSDMISLLDQHCERVNKAAGAVVAAYDVLYLPMDFRRGCNFGYAFVNLTSPEAAHRLYRSLEGRGWTVPGSKKVIRIVPAKIQGKEPLVRHLQMIKLQCSDEEFLPAAFSPPRDGVTAGTTVRRLGRLARRSTTTTPAPATKES, translated from the exons ATGGCTGCCGCGACGAAGCTGaacccggccgcgccgccgttcccGTTCCCCTACGCGCTCCACctcgccccgccggcgccgcccccgttccCGCTCACCGACGCCGCCTGCCCGCCGCGGTTCCCCTTCGTCACCTACTGCTGCGTCGCGGTCCCTCCCGGCTTCTGCTTCCCCTTCCAGCCGTCGCCGTCTCCTCACCCGGCCGTCTGCAAGGGCGGCGTCCCCGCGCCGcacggccggccgccgcacaAGCTCATGGCGGCGTTCaccggcctcggcggcgcgggATCGAAGCGGCAGGCCGCGGCCGTCAAGCCGTGGAAGGAAcctgcgtgcgccgccgcgcctgccctggtgccggccgcgccgcgcaagCCGTGGGTGGCGCGGTGGAAGGCGGAGAGGAGCGCGGCCAAGGCCAAGGCGCCGCGGCCCCGGAAGGCGgccggcccgcgcgcgcgcaaAGCCGCGCAAGTGCAGCGGGagggttcgccgccgccgcctaggtACACGAGGCGACTGCGGTGCAGGGGCCCCCCGCCGAAGCCGGAGCTCGTGCTCGGCCggagcaccaccaccatcatgcTCCGCAACATCCCCAACAAGGTCAG GAGCAGCGACATGATCTCATTGCTCGACCAGCACTGCGAGCGCGTGAacaaggccgccggcgccgtcgtcgccgcgtaCGACGTCCTCTACCTGCCGATGGATTTCAG GCGGGGGTGCAACTTCGGCTACGCCTTTGTCAACCTCACCTCGCCGGAGGCGGCGCACCGGCTCTACCGCTCCCTGGAGGGGCGCGGCTGGACCGTGCCCGGCTCCAAGAAGGTCATCCGCATCGTCCCGGCCAAGATCCAG GGCAAGGAGCCGCTGGTGCGCCACCTCCAGATGATCAAGCTGCAGTGCTCCGACGAGGAGTTCCTCCCGGCCGccttctcgccgccgcgcgACGGGGTCACCGCCGGCACCACCGTCCGCCGCCTCGGCAGGCTTGCCCGGCGCTCGACGAccacgacgccggcgccggcgaccaaGGAAAGCTAG